The genomic DNA GCCCTGGTACCCGCCGCTCCCTCCACCCCCGTGTCCCCACCGGTCGTCCTCGCCCGGGTGTCCTTCCAATCCCAAGCGGATCTCGATGCGCTCGCCGCGCGCCTGGATCTCACCGCCGCCGTGGATCGCGCGCGAGGCACCGTGGAGGCCGTGCTCTCGGCCGAGGAGTACTCGGCGCTGATGAAGGAGGGGCGGGCGGTTCAGGTGCTCGAGGAGCCCACGCGGCTGCTCAACACGCCGCGGGAGCGTTCGGCCGCGCAGCGCACCGGCATCGCCGGCTACGCGTGCTACCGCACCGTCGACGAGACGTACGCGGCCATGGAGAACCTGGCCAACACCTACCCCACGCTCGCCTCGTGGGAGGACATCGGCGACACCTGGGACAAGGTGACCGCGGGAGGCAATCCGGGCGATGACCTGCGCGTGCTGGTGGTGACCAATCGCACGCGGCTCAAGCCCAAGCCGCGCTTCTTCCTCATGGCCGCCATCCACGCGCGCGAATACGCCACGGCCGAGCTCGCGGCGCGCTTCGCCGAGCAGCTTGTCACCAGCTACGACACGGACCCCGAGGCACGCTGGCTGCTCGACCACCACCAATTGCACCTGGTGGTGCACTCCAACCCGGATGGCCGCCGCCTCGCGGAGACGGGCGCCTCCAAGCGCAAGAACACCAACACCACCCAGGGTTCCTGCACCCAGACCACCTGGGGCGTGGACCTCAACCGCAACAGCAGCTTCGACTGGAACCAGGGCGGCGCGAGCTCCAGTGCCTGCAGCGAAACCTTCATGGGCCGCTCGGCCGCCTCCGAGCCCGAGACGCAAGCGCTCGAGAACTACATCCTCTCGCTCTTTCCGGACCGGCGTGGCCCGGGCGCCACGGACGCGGCGCCCGCGGACACGTCGGGGCTGGTGTTGAGCCTGCACAGCTATGGCGGCTACGTGCTCTACCCCTGGGCGACGAGCTCCGCGCTGGCGCCCAACGCCACCCAGCTGCGCACCCTGGGCCGCAAGTTCAACTACTTCAACGACTACGAGGCCTGTCAGGTCTCCACCTGCCTCTACACGGCGTCGGGCTCCACGGACGCGTTCGCCTACGGTCGACTCGGCGTGGCCGCCTACACCTTCGAGATGGGCGATGCCTTCTTCCAGAGTTGCTCGAGCTTCGAGAGCGACATCGTCCCCGGCAACATGCCCGCGCTCTACTACGCCTTCAAGGCGGCGCGGCGACCGTACCAGACGCCCTCGGGCCCGGACTCGGTGCACCTCTTCCTGTCCGCGAGCACCGTCACCCAGGGCACGCCGGTGACGCTCACCGCCCAGGCCAATGACACGCGCTATGGCACCAACGGCGGCGTGGAGCCCGCGCAGTTCATCACCGCCGCACGCTACTCCATCAACCAGCCCTCGTGGCTCGCTGGCACGCCCCTCTACCCGATGAACCCGGCGGACGGGGCCTTCGACGCGTCGATGGAGACCGTGGTGGCCACGATTCCCACCACGGGCCTCACCCGGGGCCGCCACACCCTCTTCGTGGAGAGCCAGGACGCCACCGGCCAGTGGGGCGTGCCCACCGCCATCTTCCTCACCGTGCAGTAGCGCCCTCTTCCTTCACAGGTCGGGTTACACGGATTAATCACGAATTGATTGACACTGTTGCCACGGGTGTCGACAGTGGCGTGACCGGAACATCCGGTGCTGCACGTCAGCCAGACGGCGGACGTACCGCACACCTAACCATGAGGGCAGGAACGGTGGATCTCACAGAACGCAAGCCATGGCGAATCCGGGCCGCGTGCACCGGCATCGACATCCCGTACGCTCGACCCTCTCGCGCCGTGCGCCATCGAGGTCTGCGCGTTCTCCGCGCCGCGGTGCTGTCGGGCGTCTCCCTCGTGGGGCTACCGGGGCTCGCCGCCATCGCGCCCCACCTCGCCGACCGTACCGGCCCGATCGTTGGGCTGGCCGGAAAGTGTGTCGATGTCGCGGCCTCTGGCACCGCGAACGGCACCGCCGTCCAGCTCTACACCTGCGCCACCGGGGTGGCACAGACCTGGACGATCAGCGACACCGGCACGATCCGCAACCCCCACTCTGGCAAGTGTCTGGATGTCACCGGGCAGGGGACGGCGAACGGGAGCACGATCCAACTGTGGGACTGCAATGGGAGCGGCGCGCAGCAGTGGATCTACGACGCGTCGGCGCAGACGCTGCGCAATCCCCAGTCGGGACGCTGCCTGGACGTGACCGGCGAGAACTCCGCGGACCGGACCCGATTGCAGATCTGGGATTGCAACGGTCAATCCAATCAGAAGTGGCGACTGCCGGGCGATGATGGCGCCTGCACCCGCTCCGTCGCCGCTGGTGACAGCACCCTCGCGGTCACCTTCAACGGGGTGCGCTACAACGTCGCCGTCTACGTCCCGAGCGGCGTCGGCGCCACGACCCGACTGCCGCTCGTGCTCAACCTCCACGGGACGGGCAGCTCCGGCTCGGGACAGATCGCGTACAGCAACATCAAGTCCGCCGCGCAGACGAACAAGTTCGCGGTCGTGGCCCCCTCCGGAGCGATCGTCAGCGGCAGCGGGTTCGCGTGGAACGTTCCCGGCGTGACGTCGGGCCCGCGTGACGATGTCGCTTTCCTCGACCAGGTGATCACCACGATGGGTTCCACGCTCTGCGGAGAGCCCGGCCGGGTCTTCGCGATCGGCTATTCCGGCGGCGCGCGGATGGCGTCCGCGTTCTCCTGCGCGCGCCCGGACCGGTTGGCGGGACTCGCGGCCATCGCGGGTCTCCGCGCCGGACGTCCCGACCCGGCGAACATGAGCCAACCGGAGGCCGCGGCCTGTCGACCGGCCAGCACGGTGCCGGTGGTCGCCTTCCATGGACAGCAGGACTACACGAATCCGTACGATGGCGGCGGCAGTTCCGTGTGGCAGTACTCCGTGCCCGCGGCACAACAGCGCTGGGCGACGCTCAACGGGTGCGGCCCGACTCCGACGACCGTCTCCGTGTCATCGCACGTCAGCAAGCTCACGTACTCGGGCTGCCGTAACGGCGCCGATGTCTTGCTCTACCGGATCTCCAATGGCGGTCACACGTGGCCGGGGACCCCTCAGCCCTCGCCGGGGAACGGCACAACGACCCAGGAGATCGACGCCAACGCCCTGCTCTGGAGCTTCTTCGCCTCGCATTGACGCGCGAACGAACGCCCGAGGTGTCACCTCAGGCCATCCGCGCCAGGACGCTCGCCAATTCCTGTTCATCCGGCAGGTAGACGCTGCCGAAGTCCAGGATGTTGGGATTGCCATGCGTCATGGCATTGGCCGTGGGTCTGCGAAAGGAGCCGTGGTATTCCCGGGCCCCCGACTCCTCCATCAACCCGCCGATGTTGGAGGCGCGGATTCCGGCGCCGGGCATGATGATGATGCGGTCACCCGCGGCCTTCACCAGTTGTCCGAGGACCTTGCCCGCCTCGGGAGCGCCGCTGGCCTGACCCGAGGTGAGGATCCGCTCGCAACCCACCTCGATCAGATCCTCCAGCGCCTGGAACATGTCCGGCGTCGCATCGAAGGCCCGGTTGCAGGTCACGCCCATGGGCCCCGCCCATTCGACGAACCGCTTCATCCGCTCCTTGTCGATCCGGCCATCCCTCAACTGGGCGCCAATGGAAATGCCATCGCAGCCGAGTTCACGACAGATCCGGATGTCCTCCCGGAGAATGGCGAGTTCGTCCTCGTCGTAATAGTAGTTGCCGGCACGAGGTCTCAGGATGGAATACAGCTTGAGGGAGACCCGCTCCCGGGTCCGCTTGAGGGTTCCGTAGCTCGGCGTGGTGCCTCCCTCCGTCGGATTGTCGCACAGTTCGACGCGGTGGGCGCCGGCCCGCTCCGCGATGAGGCATGACTGGAGGTTGAACGCGCAGACTTCAAGGAGGGCTCTGGGCATGGGCTCATCGGAGTCTCCCACGGCCGGTCCCTCGGGCCCACTCCGTTAGTGGATCATCTCCGAGCGGAGAGTTGGATGCTGGAGATTGAGGAGGCCTCGGGGATTTTTCGGCCGTAGCGTGCGGGGTCATGAACCCTGCTCACCCCCCTTCGATCCGGGAGTTCCCGGTGGCGGATCGCGGCCACGGCCCGTATGGCATCACCGCGGGTCCCGACGGCGCCTTGTGGTGCACCCTGGTCCACGCGGGCCAGATCGCACGCCTGACCCTCGACGGTCACGTCACGCGCCATTCCCTCGAGTCCGCCTCTTGCGGACCGTCCGTCATCACCTCCGGTCCCGATGGGGCCCTCTGGTTCACCCAGGCCCAGGCCCATCGGATCGGCCGCATCACGACGGACGGACAGGTCACCTCCTTTCCCGTGCCCACGCCGGAAAGCGGACCCTTCGGCATGACTCCGGGCCCGGACGGGGCCCTCTGGTTCACGGAGATGAACGCGGATCGCATCGGCCGCATCACGATCCGAGGGGCCATCACCGAGTTCGCGCTCCCCACGAAGGGGGCCTTCGCCTCGATGATCGCCGCCGGCTCGGATGGCGCCTTGTGGTTCACCCTGAATCAGGCGAATGCCATCGGCCGGCTGACCGTCGAGGGGGCCTTCACCCTCCATCCCCTGCCCACCGCGAACGCGGCGCCCGTGGGCCTCACGGCGGGCACGGACGGTGCGCTCTGGTTCGTCGAGATAGGCGCGGGCCAGGTCGGACGGATCACCCCGGAGGGCCACATTCACGAGTTCCCCCTGCCGGACCGTGCCGCGCGGCCCCACGCCATCGTCGCGGATCCGGCGGGCGGATGCTGGTTCACCGAGTGGGGAGCCAACCGGCTGGGCCACATCACACCGGCCGGTCGAATCCACACGTACGAACTGCCGACGCCCGCCTCGGAGCCACACGGCATCACCGTGGGGCCGGATGGCGCGATCTGGTCCGCGCTGGAGGTGGGCGCAATCGTGCGCCTCTCCGCGTTGAGGTGACGCACGCGCCCGAAGGTCATGGGCGTGCGCCGAGATCCAACCCAGCCCGCGGGTGGCTGCTCAGCGCGGCTTCACACCTTCCACTTGAGGCAGCGCGACGCGCATGGTTTCGATGAAGCGCCGTAGCCTCGCTGGATAGAAGCGGGCCGGCGGATACACCAGGTACACCGGCAGGGGCGCCGCCCGCCACCGGGGCGCCAGATGCAGCAGCCGGCCCGTGGCCAGTTCCTCCGTCAGCACCCAGGATGAGGCGATGCCCGCCCCAACGCCCATCACAACGGCGCTGCGCAGCGCGTAGAGGTCGTCCGTGGATAGCCGTGGCTGGATGGAGAAACGCGCGGTCTCGCCCGTGTCGGCGTGGGTCAGCACCACCTCGTCGCGGTAGAAGGTGCGCAGTGCCAGCCAGGGCAGTCGCGCCAGTTCCGCCGGCTGCGTGGGCAGGGATGCGCCGCCCAGCACCTCGGGCGCGGCCACCACGATGCGTGGTATCTCGCCCAAGCGCAGGGCCACCACCGAGGGGTCACGCACTTCACCAACCTGGATGGCGCAGTCGATGCCTTCGGCGATGAAATCCGGGGTGCGGTCGTGCAGCAGCCATTCCACCCTCATCCGCGGAGAGCGCCGCAGATAGTCCGCCAGCGGGCCGATGAGCTGTTGCTGGCCCAAGGCGTGCGGCGCGACCACCCGCAGCAGGCCCGCGGGCTCGTCTCCCGCGCCGCGCATCTCGCTCTCGAAGGATTGCCAGCCAGCGATCAGCTCCTTGGCCCGCTCGTAGCAGCGGGCGCCGTCGTCGGTGAGCTTCATCGCATGGGTGGAGCGCTGCAACAGCCGCACCCCCAGCGAGCGCTCCAGTGCCTGCAACCGGCGGCTCACGGTGGGCTGGGTGCTGCCCAGTTGCTCCGCGGCGGCCGACAGACTGCCGGCCTCGACGATGCGCACGAAGGTCTCCATCAGCGCCAGACGGTCGGCGCCGGCCACGGCATCGGCTTTCATGCGCCAGGCGTATAGCCCTCATGCGACGGCGACGTCTACCGCTCCGCCCGCCTCTCGACGAAATTGCCTTCCATGACACCCCATCCAGAGACCTCCTCCCTGGCATCCATTCACTCGACGCATGAGGTTCGAGTCCACGGGCCCGGGCACACGTCGCACGCGACGCTCGTCCTGCTGCTGGCCACGGGCGCCGGCCTGGCGGTGGCCACGCTGTACTACAGCCAACCCATGCTGGGCGTGCTCGGCCCCGACCTCCACGCCAGCGACCGCGCCGTGGGCTGGATGCCCACGCTCACCCAACTGGGATACGCACTCGGCCTCCTACTGCTCGCGCCGCTGGGGGACCGCTACGACCGGCGCCGCATCATCCTGGCCAAGGCCGCGGTGCTGTGCGCCGCGCTGCTGCTGGCCAGTGCCGTGCCCTCGATTGGCCCGCTGCTGGCCGCGAGCCTGGCCGTGGGCGTGGCCGCCACGCTGGCGCAGGACCTCGTGCCCGCCGCCGCCACGCTCGCCCCGGCCGCGAATCGCGGCAAGGTGGTGGGGAGGGTGATGACCGGGCTGCTGCTGGGCATCCTGCTGTCTCGGGTGGTGAGCGGCTTCGTGGCCGAGCGCTTCGGCTGGCGCGTCATGTTCGTGGCGGCCTCCGCCAGCATCGCGCTGCTGGCCGCCGCGCTGTGGCGTGGCCTGCCTCGCTTCGCTCCGACCACGCGTCTGCCCTACGGCGCCCTGCTCGGCTCGCTCGCCACGCTGTGGCGGCACCACGGCGCGCTGCGTCGTGCGGCGCTGGCGCAGGGGCTGCTCTCGTTGGGCTTCAGCGCTTTCTGGTCGACGCTGGCGGTGATGCTGCACGGCGCGCCCTTCCACTTGGGCTCGGCGGCGGCGGGCGCCTTCGGCCTGGTCGGCGCGGTGGGCGCGCTGGCCGCACCGATGGCTGGCCGCATCGCCGACCGCCGCGGACCCGAGTGGGTCACCCGCCTGGGCGCGGGTCTGGCCGCCGTGTCGTTCGCCACCATGGCGCTGTCTTCCTGGATGCCGCCGAATGCCCGGCTGGCGCTCATCATGGTCAGCGCCATTGGCTTCGATCTGGGGATTCAGGCCTCGCTGATCGCACACCAGACCGTCGTTTACGGCATCGACCCTCCCGCGCGCAGCCGGCTCAACGCCGTGCTGATGGTGGGTGTGTTCATCGGCATGGCGACAGGTGCCGCGCTGGGCAGCCAGGCGCTGGCGGCCTGGGGCTGGACGGGTGTCACCACGATGGCCAGCGCCTCCGCGGCCGCGGCGCTGGCCGTGCGCCTGTTGCCCGGCGCGCGGCGCTGAGCCGCCGGAGGTGTCAATGCCAGACAGGTGCACCTCCAGGTTCGTCACCTGGAGATGCACGTCTCATTGAACGGCGTTCTGGCAAGTCCGGGTCAGCGCCTCACTTGGACAGGTCCAGTACCACTCGGCCCGAGATCTTCCCCGCGTGCATGCGCGTGAACACCTCGTTGACGTTCTCCAGCTTGTCGGCGGCCACCGTCGCCTTGACCTTGCCCTGCGCGGCGAAGGCCAGCGCCTCCTTCAAGTCCAAACGGGTACCGACAATCGAGCCACGCACGGTGATGCCATTGAGCACCATGCCGAAGATCGGCAACGGGAAGTCACCCGGGGGCAGGCCATTGAGCGACACCGTGCCTCCCCGGCGCACCATGCCCAGCGCCTGCTCGAAGGCCTTCGGCGACACCGCGGTGACCAGCACGCCGTGGGCGCCGCCAATCTCCTTCTTGAGGAAGGCCGCCGGATCCGTCTCACGGGCGTTGACGGTCACCGTGGCACCGAGCCGCGTGGCCAATTGCAGCTTGCTGTCGTCCACGTCCACCGCGGCCACGTTCAGGCCCATCGCCCTGGCGTACTGCACCGCCATGTGGCCGAGTCCGCCGATGCCGGAGATGACCACCCAGTCACCCGGCCGGGTATCGGTGACCTTCAAGCCCTTGTAGACGGTCACGCCCGCGCACAGCACGGGCGCGATCTCCACGAACCCAATCCCATCCGGCAGGTGTCCGACGTAATCGGCGTTGGCCAGCGCGTACTCGGCGAAGCCCCCGTTGACGGAGTAACCGGTGTTCTTCTGCTGCTCGCACAGGGTTTCCCATCCCCCCAGACAGTGCTCACAGTAGCCACAGGCTGAATACAGCCAGGGAACGCCCACACGGTCACCCTCCTTCACGTGGGTGACGCCCTCCCCCACCGCCGCCACGTGGCCCACGCCTTCGTGGCCGGGAATGAACGGCGGATTGGGCTTGACCGGCCAGTCTCCCTCGGCGGCATGCAGGTCGGTATGGCAGACACCACACGCCTCGATCTTGACCAGGACTTCCCCGCGCCCGGGACGAGGCACCTCCACCTCCTCGATCCGCAGCGGCTTGCCGAATTCACGCACGACTGCTGCCTTCATGGTCTTGTTCATGTCAGCATCCTTGCTTGTGTATGTGGATTTAGAAGAAGCCCATCGCCTTCGGCGAGTAGCTGACGAGCAGGTTCTTCGTCTGCTGGTAGTGGCTCAACATCATCCGGTGGTTCTCTCGGCCAATACCGGACTGTTTGTAGCCCCCGAAGGCCGCATGCGCCGGGTACAGGTGGTAGCAATTCGTCCAGACGCGGCCGGCCTGGATCTCGCGGCCGACGCGGTACGCGGTTGACGCATCACGGGTCCACACACCGGCGCCGAGGCCGTACAGCGTGTCGTTCGCGGTCTTCAGTGCATCGTCCAGGTCCTTGAAGGACGTGACGGAGACGACCGGTCCGAAGATCTCCTCCTGGAAAACCCGCATCCGGTTGGTGCCCTGGAAGATGGTCGGCGCGACGTAGTAGCCGTTGTCCAGGTCTCCGCCGTGGCGCAGCCGCTCGCCGCCGAGCAGCAGCTTCGCGCCCTCCTGCTTGCCGATGTCCACGTACGAGAGGATCTTCTCGAGCTGATCATTCGACGCCTGGGCGCCGATCATCGTGGAGGTGTCGAGCGGGTTGCCCGTCTTGATCTTCTTCGTGCGCTCGATCGCCCGGTCCAGGAACTCCGCGTAGATCTTCTCGCTGACGAGCGCGCGCGAGGGGCAGGTGCAGACCTCGCCCTGATTCAGGGCGAACATGGCGAAGCCCTCCATCGCCTTGTCCGCGAAGTCGTCGTTCTTCGCGAAGATGTCCTCGAAGAAGAGGTTGGGCGACTTGCCGCCGAGCTCGAGCGTCACCGGAATCAGGTTCTCGGACGCGTACTGCATGATGAGCCGTCCGGTGGTGGTCTCTCCGGTGAAGGCCACCTTCGCCACGCGCTTGTTCATGGCGAGCGGCTTGCCCGCCTCCACGCCAAAGCCGTTCACGATGTTCAACACGCCCGGCGGGAGCAGGTCGCCAATGAGCTCCGCGAGCATCAGGATCGACGCGGGCGTCTGCTCCGCCGGCTTGAGCACCACCGCGTTGCCCGCGGCGAGCGCCGGGGCGAGCTTCCATGCGGCCATGAGCAGCGGGAAGTTCCAGGGAATGATCTGCGCCACCACGCCCAGCGGCTCGTGAAAGTGGTACGCGACCGTGTCCGCATCCAGCTCGGACAGACTGCCTTCTTGTGAACGGATGCAGCCCGCGAAGTAGCGGAAGTGGTCCACCGTCAGGGGCAGGTCGGCGGCGAGCGTCTCGCGGATCGGCTTGCCGTTGTCCCACGTCTCCGCGATCGCGAGCTTCTCGAGGTTCTGCTCGATGCGGTCCGCGATCTTATTGAGGATGACCGCACGCTCGGCGGGCGGGGTCTTCCCCCAACCCGTCTTCGCGCGGTGCGCGGCGTCGAGCGCGGCCTCGATGTCGCTCGCATCCGAGCGGGGAATCTCACAGAACGCACGGCCGGTGACGGGCGTCACGTTCTCGAAGTACAGGCCCCGCTTTGGCGGCGTCCATTCACCTCCGATGTAGTTGGCGTAGCGGGACTTGAACTGGACCGGGGAACCCGACGAGTTGGGGGCTGCGTACACCTTGCTGGACATCCGCGCTCCAGGGGTAGGGGCCGCGGGATCGCGGCATGCGCCCAGACCCTCTTTGCAGCGTGCGTGCCCAGCCCTTTCCCTCTCACGAGGTGTCGCGAACTGGAGCGGAAGCGGTCACCGCGACGCGACGATTGCAGCGTTTCGCGACATGACGCGGGATGTCACGCGAAAGGGCGCCAGGCACGCGTGCAATCCCCCGACATCTTGTTCCAACATTCGGAATGTCGAGACGGGGGCGTGAGTAGCGAATCAGAGGAGGACACCGGGATGCTCAAACTGGTCGAGCCAGGACCCAGGCTCTGGGAGCGATTCGTCTCGGGATCCGTCGAAGCGGAGGAGCGAGCGCATGCCCTTCTCGGCCGATGGTCGCGCGCGGTCGCGCTGGGCGCGAAGGCGAATGGGCCCGCGCACTCCGAAGGCGTCACCGACGCGGAACTCCATTCCCGACGCGAACGCCTCACCCAGCAATGCGTTGACGCGGTCCAGCTCGTCTCGCGGCTCGCCACGGAGACGAGCGCCTCCGCGTTCCGCGCGGTCCTCACCGATGCCGAGGGCGTCGTGGTGATCGCCCGGGGCGGCGTCGGCGCGTCCCTTCATTCAGCGGACACGTCACGGCTGGTGGAGGGCGCGAACTGGGCCGAGAGCACGCGCGGCACGAACGCCATTGGCACCGCGATCGCGGAGGGCGAGCCGGTGGCGGTGGTCGGACGCGCGCACCTCGAGGAGCGCAACCATGGCCTCGTCTGCTACGCGGCACCCATCCGCGATCCGTTCGGCGACCTCGTCGCCATTCTGGACGTGAGCGGCGCCGTGACCCAGGCGAACCCGCTGCTCGAGGCGCTCGTGCTCGCGTCCGCGCACGCCGTCGAGCAATCGCTCCGGCTGCGAAGCTATGAGGAGATGCTCGTGGGGGGCCGCCGGAATCTGGAGGCCCAGCTCGACGGCTCCGCGTCGCTTCTGGTCGAGGCGCCCGGCGTCGTCAGACAGGTGAGTACGGACGCGGCGGCGAAGCTCGGCCAGTCCCCCTCTTCCGTGATGGGACGACCCGTCGAGGACGTCCTCCAGCTGTCGTGGACCGCGCTCGTGGAGGCGGCCCTGAGCGGCAAGCCGTGTCGCGTCTCCGGCTCGCGCCTTCACCCCGTGCCGCACTTCGACGCGCGCGGACGCCCACTCGCGCTCGCCGTCTTCGTCGAGCGCGACGTTCCCCGGGCGCGCTCGGCGGATCCACTGCCGAGCTCGTTCGATGTGCTCGTGGGTAGCGATCCGGTGCTCCAGGACACGAAGCAACGGGCGGCTCGGGTCGCACGGAGTCCGCTTCCGGTCCTGTTGCTCGCCGAGACAGGGACCGGCAAGGAATTGCTCGCACGCGCCATTCACGAGGCGAGCAACCACGCGTCCGGACCCTTCCTCGCGCTCAACTGCGGGGCGATGCCCGCGGGCATCCTCGAGGCCGAGCTGTTCGGCTACGCGCCCGGTGCATTCACTGGCGCCCTCGCCGCCGGAAGCAAGGGCAAGCTCGGCGCGGTCGATGGTGGAACGCTGTTCCTCGACGAAATCGGCGAGATGCCCGAGCCCCTGCAAGCGCTCCTGCTCCGGGTGCTCGATGATGGCCACTACTTCCGGCTCGGAGAAACGAGGCCCCGGGAGTCCCGCTTCCGGCTCATCAGCGCCACCTGCCGCGACCTGCCCGCGCTGGTGGAATCGGGGAAGTTCCGGAGAGATCTCTACTATCGCATCCGCGGCGCGGTGCTCTCCCTCCCCCCTCTCCGACGGAGAACGGACAAGACCGAACTCGCTCGCGCGCTCGTGGAGAAGATCGCCCGGGCACAAGGCGGCGCGGCGCTCCCGTTGGCCCCCGAGACCGTGCGGCTCATCGAGGCGCACACGTGGCCAGGAAACGTCCGTGAGATGAAGTCCGCCCTCGCTCACGCCCTCGCGCTCGGGGGTGAGGGTGAGCTGCTCGAGCCCGAACACCTGCCCGAGGATGTCGCGGAGGCCACCGGCCCGGCGGTCAAGAACGAGGGCGGCGGCAGGAAGGCCGCGGAGGCCCGCGCGCTGCGGGAAGCGATGGCCGCGGCGAAC from Melittangium boletus DSM 14713 includes the following:
- a CDS encoding sigma-54-dependent Fis family transcriptional regulator, with amino-acid sequence MLKLVEPGPRLWERFVSGSVEAEERAHALLGRWSRAVALGAKANGPAHSEGVTDAELHSRRERLTQQCVDAVQLVSRLATETSASAFRAVLTDAEGVVVIARGGVGASLHSADTSRLVEGANWAESTRGTNAIGTAIAEGEPVAVVGRAHLEERNHGLVCYAAPIRDPFGDLVAILDVSGAVTQANPLLEALVLASAHAVEQSLRLRSYEEMLVGGRRNLEAQLDGSASLLVEAPGVVRQVSTDAAAKLGQSPSSVMGRPVEDVLQLSWTALVEAALSGKPCRVSGSRLHPVPHFDARGRPLALAVFVERDVPRARSADPLPSSFDVLVGSDPVLQDTKQRAARVARSPLPVLLLAETGTGKELLARAIHEASNHASGPFLALNCGAMPAGILEAELFGYAPGAFTGALAAGSKGKLGAVDGGTLFLDEIGEMPEPLQALLLRVLDDGHYFRLGETRPRESRFRLISATCRDLPALVESGKFRRDLYYRIRGAVLSLPPLRRRTDKTELARALVEKIARAQGGAALPLAPETVRLIEAHTWPGNVREMKSALAHALALGGEGELLEPEHLPEDVAEATGPAVKNEGGGRKAAEARALREAMAAANGNLSEAARRLGVARSTLYRMLGRRGGE